The genomic DNA GTTCTATCTGCACCACCCGTGTTGTTGCGGGTTGTGGCGTGCCGCAGATATCGGCCATCTATAATACCTGCCGCACGGCCGCAAAAAGAGGCATCCCGGCCATTGCCGACGGTGGCATAAAATATTCCGGTGATATAGTCAAAGCACTGGCCGCCGGTGCCAACGTCGTCATGCTCGGCAGCTTGTTGGCCGGCTGTGCCGAATCTCCCGGCGAAACGGAAATCTATCAGGGCAGAAACTTTAAGGTTTATCGCGGAATGGGCTCACTGGCTGCGATGGAGAAAGGTTCTAAGGACCGTTATTTCCAAGAGGATGCACGCAAGCTGGTCCCTGAAGGCGTAGAGGGTCGTGTTCCCTACAAGGGTCCGCTTTCGGACACAATTTACCAGTTGATCGGTGGTGTGCGCTCCGGTATGGGCTACACTGGTTGCAAAACCATCGCTGAGTTGCATGAAAAGGCGCAGTTTGTACGCATCACTGGCGCTGGTCTCAAAGAGAGCCATCCTCACGATATTTATATTACTAAAGAAGCCCCCAACTACTCGGCGGGTATGTAATTACAAAGAACCTCGGGAACCTGTTGTTACAGATTCCCGGGGGGTTTTTCATCGATTTAGAAGGTAGATACTTAAGTTTAGATAGCCCGCAAAGGTCAGCCACAGTATATATGGGATTTGAAGTAGCGCAGCCATTTTATCGATTTTATAAAAATTACGTATCATCTCAAAAACCAACAACCATAAAATAACGAGACAAATAAAGGCCAAGAGATATTGCTGTGCGAGAAAGAATATTAGTGGCCATATAAAATTGACGACTAGCTGAGCCGCATATAGCCCGAGTACCCGCTTCTTTTCGGCCGATTTTGAAACATATATCAAATATGCTGAGATTCCCATTAGAAAATATAATATAGCCCAAACCGTTGGAAAAATCGTGGATGGCGGCGCATATATCGGCTGAACCAACGACTGATAGGTCTGCATAGCATTACGTGTCAAAAATCCTGCCAGATTTCCCATACCAAGGCTGATTAACAAACTAAGGATAAGCGGCTTTAATCTAATCATAATGACACCCCGTTTATAGTATATGACGCTTGCTGTCCTATTAATGATTCGCTTGCTGGTTTTCCAATATTATGTTCACACGCTAAAAGCCTCTGCAATCATAAGATTGCAGAGGCTTTTCATAGTTTTAACAGAACTGTTTGGTATCCGCTTGATATAAATAGACATTTTTAGCCGTTTGCCAATGCTCTCCCGCGACAAATTTCACAACAGAAATTTCTTACCTCGGCTAGGATACTTGCCGCTATTATGCCTGCGCAATGGCCATCATTTGATCAAACTTATCGGCTTTTTGCTGTGCTTTTGCCAATTCGCTTTGCAGCCTCTCACATTCAGCTTTTTTAGCCTCATAAAGCCTTCGATAATTTGGCCCATTCGCCACCGTCAGCCCATTTAGTCCCGCAGCTGCGATCGTAGCGGGGTAATCCACATAGCAATAGTTGCGATCACAAGGGCCGGTGACACCAGTACAAGTTCCCTTGTCGCCAAGATACTGCCACATGCCATAGTTTCTACGGCCTATTTGGCTTTGCATTAGTCTCTCATTGCCGCGGTAATCGGCAATCCACAGATCATAGGCCGCTAGCCGCGCGCGGTCAAGGTATTGGATTGCAAAAGCGGTATAGGTATACCACACTGCATAATAGCCCATCCGCTCGCACTCTTCTAAGAATGCTATCACCGTATTGGTCAGACCAGCCTTACCCTGCTCAGTCAGACAGGGTAACACCGTCTCTTCCACATCAAACGCAATTGGCAGGTTTATGATGCCAGGGTAGCGTTTGGCAATTTTAACACATTCCGCGGCTGCTATCCGCGCTGCAGCGGGCGTTTTGGTGTAGGTGTAAACATACAGTCCTACATCTAAACCCGCGGCATGTGCCCCTTTTATGCTTGTATCAAGGCTCTGGTCAACGGCTTTATTAGCAGCAATACCACCCTCGTACCCCGCCCATCCAATACGGATCATGACGCCCGAAATACCAGCTGTCCTTACCTTATTCCAGTTGATAGTGCCGCGGCGCACATTGTGTTCGGAAATATCAATCATTTCAAGCATGGTTAATCCTCCGTGCGCTCAATGTCAGGCATTGTACTGTCCAACAGCTTATTAAGCTGTATCTTAGCGTATGCCGTCATTACATCAAAAGTGCTTTGCACTAAGCTTTCCACCATCTGCTTGGTAATAAATGCGTTTAGCGGTGCTGGAACCATGCTATACACTTTGCCGCAGACCCACTCAAATTTTATCCGGCCTGAATTGGTGTCGCCATATACCGCCTCTGCCTGGGCAATCAGGCTACCGATTTCGCTTTTCAATCTGCTGTTTGTCCGGTAATAAGCCATTGCCAACCCCATCAAAAAGAGTGTTAGCCATTTTGCCGCTTCAAAAAACATACTTATTCTTCCCCCTCCTTTTCTTTACGTTTTAATATTTCGATAGTGTTGATAATGATGGGCGGGATGGGGACCCCCATCAACCCAAGATTTTCAATAATGCTTACTGTTTCGTTTGTCACAAATGCGATAACGGCAGCATCTCTGATATAGGTCCCTCCGGTTAGTAAGTCCAGCCGGCAAGCTATATAAATCAGCATCAGCATACCGCCTTTTTTAAACAGCCCTCGTAACCCCGCTGCGCTAGATAAGGCTCCGCCTTCAGTCTTATTGCTTCTAGCAAACACCGCCGCAACCGTGACGCCAGTGATATAATCTACCGCCATAAAGCCTACAAGTGTCTGTAGCGCCGTATCCCAGCCGCCAAGCAGCGCCGTAATCGTCGCCCCTGCCAGTCCTATAACCGTATTCGCCATTATTTTTGTGCTTTCCGTTTTTAATCCCCCCTCGCTCAAAACCTTCGCAGCATTCCCACGGTGGCCACAAAGGCTTTTATTCAATCCACACACCCGACTCAAACCGGTTCCAAATCATCGTCTTCTGGTCAAGATGCGCAAAGGTTAGGCCCTCACTTTCTAGCGCCGTCCAGCTCAGAGGCCGATATTCTGCCCCAACCGACAAGATAAACGAAGCCCCCGCCATCACCGTGGCAGGGGCTATCGCCGCCGGCATGAATTTAATCGACATAGAGCATCAGCCGCTCCTTTCGAGTCTCAGGCGGCACCGTCACCGAAAGGTCCAGCTGATACATACCCTTGTTAGCAGGTGCGATCAGCGCGCGAACAATCTTGCCATCCACTTTACAGTTACCGGCTTCCACCGTCGCGCCATTTTGCTGCAATGACCAGGTTGCCTCGGTGATAACCACCGTGTCGTCCGTGCGGCGGGGGCGGACTTCAAACTCGAGGTAGCGCTGTTCCCCCAGTACAAATCGTAAACTGTTCACTCTCAAAACCTCCAATGCCGCACAAATCGGATTTGCCACCGCTCGGGAATCCGCTCAATCTCCAGATTATCCGGCAACAAAAGGAATGCCGGCGCCTCCTGCCGCATAGATAAATTGCAAATGCCGGCGCACAGATACAAAACACCGCGATAGTCGACGATATTGCCCGCCTCGTCGGCCGCTGACAGCGTCATCACATACTGGCCGTCGGCGAGATCGGGCGGCAGGGTTGCCCGCCACCCGTTACCGGTTGGCGTCAGTACCAGCTCATGCCCGTCGGCGCTGCCACGAACCGCCGTGATCATGACAGGCTCACCGATAGAACATAGGTCTGACCGGCATCTACCGGATTCGGGGTTAGTGTCACGCTGACAAACTCGGGCGGTACGGTGTCCACCGTCAAGGTACGGGTTACGCTCGTGGTCTTGCCCGCCGAATCGATCGCCGTAATAACTACGCTATTGCTGCCCTCAGCATAGGTCACCGCCTTGCCAAAGCTGCCATCCCCGTTGACCGTTACTGCACCGGTGTCCACGCCGTTGACCTTAATGGACAGTGTGACAGGGCTGCTGGTGGCGTCGCTCGTCGTGCCGGATACCATGCCGGCGGTCTTGTTGGTGATCAGCCCAGCCGCAGGCGAGATGACGTTGAGCGTTGGCGCCACCGTGTCGACGGTGAAGCTACGCGAGGCCGTAGTCGACATGTTGCCGTCGTTGTCAGCCACCGCTACGGTCAGAGTGTGCGCCCCATCGGGGAGTGCCGTCTGCGGCGTGTAGCTGATATTATACCCACCCGCTACCGGTGTGCAGGTCATACCAGCTGCGTTGTAGGCCATCGCCACGCCGTCGAGCTTGAACGAAAGTGTAGAAATCTTCACACCGCTGTCCGCGTCGCGCAACTGCGCGGTGATTGTCAGCATGTTGGTGGTGAGAAAAGCCGACGCGCCTGGCGAAACGATACTCACTGTTGGCTTTACCTTTTCCTTGACCACCAGACGCAAGCTTGTTCCAATTTCCATATCGGTGGCGTCTGCTGTCGAGATATTTCCCGCTTCATCCGCTGCCGACAGACTGACATTATAATACCCACCGCCCTGGTTAAAGGACGAGCCCGAGGGCGCGGTTAGCGTCGCTTCCCACTTGCCGGTAGAAGAATTGAAGTTTAAGGGATGGGTCACGCCATTGATTGTCGCCGTGATGGTTGCAATGCTGCTCATAACCGCGTCCCCCTTTAAGCTTCATAGGCCGCGCCGATAAAACCCGTGTAATCCTCGGCAGAGATCACACCGTTGACCACGTCGGTTTTGGCGAGGACCAGAACCGGCTCTTTCATTTCATAAGGAATGGATGCATAAGTACGGTTATTGCGCTTGATGCTGCGCCAGTACGATGCGGCAATATAGATATTGCCCATTACATGCCACCTCCCAGCGTTTGATGCAACGCGATGATTGCCTCATCCTGAGAGGCGAGCTGTGATTCGATGTCTGCGACCCTGTTCGACGGGATATAAGGCGTACCAGCGTAAGCCTCGCCGGTAATTTCGGCGTATTCCGTCTCGGTTAGCTTGCCTTTTTCAACAAGCTTGGCAACCATTTCTGTTGGCCATGTGCGCCCATAATTCTGCTTGCAAAGTTCTTTAGTTGTCATGATGTTTCCTCCCTACATTGTTAACAGGTTTTGATATTCCAACGCGGCTGCCGTGCGTTCCTCGGCGCTGATGGCACTTGCAACCTGTACCGCTCTCACATCTTCCCACGCCTCGATTTCGTCTAGAATGGTCTGCGCTGTGTCGACAGACAGCGTCAGTGCGGTAGTAAAGCCTGCCATTTCAGCGCGTAGCAGCATGTCCTCCATACAATCAGAGATATCGCCGTTGATACTGCCAGCGCAGACAATGGGGTACTCCGATTCGGCCTCAGGGTGGCGAAGCATCCACTCCTCGGGGGTTAGACGCTCACCGATTCTAGTTTTTACAATATCGCTCTTATTCCAAATTTTATAACGTTTTGACATGTTGTTTCCTCCTTACGATACTTGAAAAACGTCTACGACATTAGAGTAAGTGCTCCCAGTCCATCCGCCTCCAAACAAGGCATAATTGTTAATTGATGTCGAATACGTTACTCTTGCCACGCTTAATGCCGTGGTCGCTACTGCTCTAGTTAAAGAAGCATCATAAACGTCTACCACATTAAAATAGTCTTTTCCCGAGCGTCCACCGCCAAACAAAGCATAATCACTGACCGATGCAGCGCCCATTGCTGATTTTGCCACGCTTAAAGGCAGTAGCGTGGTGCGGGTAAGAGCTACGTCGTAGGCGTCCACTACTGTAAGTCTGCCCGTGGAATTCTCTCCACCTGCAAACAACGCAGTATTATTCACTGTAGCACCAGATGTGAAGCGTGCTTCACTTAGCAGCGCAGGAATTATACGGGTCAGCGAACTATTGTAGGCATCAACAACATCACTGTAACTGGAAGCAATACCTCCCGCAAACACTGCAATACCACCAATACGTGTCGCTGCTAAGCTCCGCCTGCCTACAGATAATGGGGTTGGGAGTACCCGTGTTAGTGATGCGCTATACGCATCTACCACATCGCTATAACCTGCAAAAATTCCATAGATTCCGTTGGAAACGGCTGACAGCTGGGTCCTTGCTACGCTTAGGCCTGTAGGATTCGTCTTTGAAAGGGACAGATTATAAGCATTAACAGTGCTAATTGGATTTCGGTTGTGCCCCCCGCCAAATAGCACATAGTCACCAATAGAGGTTGCAGCTAATTGCGCAGCCGCCGAGCTCAACGCCGCAGGGATAGTCCGAGTTAACGATGAATTGTAGGCATCCGTCGCCGCACTGTAATCGAACGCCGCACCTCCCGCAAAAATAGCGTACGCGGCATTTGAAGCAGAAGCTAGGCTGCCTCTAGCTGCACTCAACGCCGTAGCGACTCCGTAATAAGTGAGTTCCCCGCCACTAAAACACAACCTCGCCACGCCGCCCACGCCAATCCATGCCTTTTTAACCTTACGAGCCTTGCCACTTACACCGGTAAAGACCTTTTTCACTTTGCGGGCCTTACTCCCCACGCCGATAAACATTCCTTTAGCCATGCCGCCACCGCCTACTCATACTGCAAATAAATTGCGCCGGATGTCAGTGCCGTGCTGCCCGCCGTCATCGCACCGGTACCCGCATAGATGTTGCGCAGCTGCGCAGTGGTTACAGTAGACTGCGCGCTAGCGTTGGCCAGCACCTGCCCCGTCAGCGTTCCCGCCGTCACTTGGCTGGCCGCGTGCGTATGCGAAGCGTTCGCCTTGCCGTTGGCTGTGGTCTGCGCCGTCGCAGCCGCGGCTGCCGCATTATCCGCCGCCGCCTTAGCCGCTGCCGCATTGCTCTCGGCAGTATCTGCAATCACCTGTGCAGTCGAGGCCGCGCTCTGTATCGTCGTCAGCCCCGTGTTGGCCTCCGCAATCCTGTGGTTGAAGTTGTCGCGGCTAACGCCCTCATCAGCCGCAAACTGCGTAATAAAATCAGCCAATCCATTCCCCTCTTTCTAATGTAATCCAATCAAAGTCCTTTGTATCGAGCGCTGAGAAAGTCAGCCCCTGCGCATCCAGTTCGTTCCAAACTAGATACTTATACGCAATCTGAACTAGCAAAATGGCCGGAATCGTCTCGTAAAGTGTCGCGTACAGCGGTCTGAGGTCGGCAACCCTTGCTGTACCGCGGTACACCACCGACACAACCGAATCGGCAAGCCCGATCTCCACGGACACACCCATATAGGTCTCGATGATACCCCTCAGCGTTTCTAGATTGATCGGTGGTTTAGTTTTAAGCCGCGCCATCAGCGCCTCCCGACGGGACTTCAGCGTGCCGTTGAGCGGTGCCGAGACGCCCAAAATCGCCTCCCAGCGGGAAAGTCCCACCGCGTCAGCCGTCGAGATGGCGGCGTTTGCCACCATGACCGCAACAGCTGCGTTTGTCTCGTCCAGCTCCGGGTTTACCACTCCGGCCAGCGCCGCAAATTCGGTTACACTTTGCAACCGCTCCGGCAGATGGGATAAAAAATCGGCGGGTGTATTATAAAACATCACACCACCTCCGTCACGGTGATTGTTCCAACTGTCGATACCTGATAATTTGCAAACGTCTTCTCCAACACAATGTTCGCCGCTTTGCCATTCATCATCACGCCGCCTACATCTAAAATTGCATCGTGTGCGCCCAGAACTTCGGCCACCAGCTTAGCGTAGAACACCACGCCCGAATCAAACGCAATGTTCTCAATGTAATTTCTAATGGCTGTTTCAACCAACGGCTGGACCACCGCTATACTCGTACCGGATTTTAGCACCAGCAAAGCGGACACATTTACTGCCAGATCAACACAAGTCGCTACGGTGACTGTGTGGCCGATAGGAGCTAACCCGTCGCCCGCCGTACCATACAGCGCCTGTACTTCATCCACCAGCGTCTGCGAGGTGCGGTTCTGGTGTTCGTCTCCGATTATGAGTCCGACATTGCCCGCGCCCATACCGTCGACTGCCCCAAACACAACACATGCCCCGACGCCGTCAATTTCCATCGTCTTTTCGCGATAGTCCGCTTTGTTGCCACCGAATGGTGTCTGTCGTACCGAGAGATAGAACCGTGCCCGCAGAGCATCGTCGGTCTCCTCGTCCCGCGCTGGAATCAGTGGCTCTACGGCGAGTACCGCTGCCCCCAGCCCAAAGATGTTGTCCAGCGGCAGAATCGCTCCGGAATAGCAGTTACCCTGCGTTCCTAATTGTTCGCACACCGCTTTGTAGCTGCCCACTGTGATTTCGTCGGTGATTTTGAAGGTCAGCTCCTGAATAGCGAAGCGTGCTCCAATCGGAACCGCAAAAGCCGCCCCCGCGCTGTCTGCGCAGTTGATCTGTCGGACGGAATAGGTTGCCACCTCGCGCGTCAGGCCGAAGTCGCCGACAACGCGGTCGAGCCATTCTCCGGTGGCTGTGTTGCCAAACAGAAGGTCAGTGAGGTAGCCAAGCATGAAGTTTTGTCCTGCAAGCATGTAGGCTGTGGGTGCCAATGCGTCGTAGATGATACTACCCTCGCGCTTATCAATGTCGTCCGGCACCTGGGCAAGCATGCGGTTCAACATGGCGTTGTAGTCAATATTAGACAATCGAAACGCTCCTTTCCACTTGAACATCGCCAAAAGCGGTAATAACCGTGAACGATATATTGGCTTCGTCTCCTGAAAAGGTCATTTCAAAGCCTTCCATACCTTTAATACGATCGTCTTCAGCCATCGCTTCGGAAAAACGTCGTTCCATATCCGCCTCAAGATACCCGCGTGATTTACCGAAAAGTTCTTCCAATTCTACCCCATAGTCCCCCGAATAGATTAAATGGCGCCATCGTTCAGTCGAAAGCATTAGGTCAATCGCCTGGCTTATGGCATTTTTGCCGTCCGCTCTACCTTCTATGCGACCGTTAATCAAACGGTAGGTCACGCTCGGTTTTAAACCTGATACATTTTCTCCATAGGTTTTTAAAACCGACAAGTTCATCCCCCCTTTTACCGCCATCAGAAAAACGGCGGATTTTTGCAAGCAAAAACGGCTCAGACACACCCTTTCCCAGCCGGCTTGTGAAGGGAGGTGCCTTTGCCGCATTCTTACAACTACACATTACTACATTTGAGCAGTGGCTTTCTATGGCGATTTTCAGCCAGTGCCAATTTATTTGAGTCGCTGCTGTTTGTGTGCAAAAGTCGGTGCAGCCCATTAAAGGCCACACCGACATGTTTTAATTTATTTACAATTATAATTCATACGTCCACGTTAAATGTTAGATGTATCAAATAATAAAAAGACGCCTTACTAATGCCTCCTCTATTAGAGGCCTACATAAGCATCAGGGAAATCTATTTTGACGTATCATATCGTTGACGCCCTCACGCTGCCAAATCATCCTTGACCATCAACAGCAGATTGTTTTTATACGCAAAAAAGAAACCACAGAAATCGGCTTGTTTAAGCCAAATTCTGCGGTTTCTTCTGGTGACCCGTACGGGATTCGAACCCGTGTTACCGCCGTGAAAGGGCGGTGTCTTAGGCCACTTGACCAACGGGCCTGATTTATAAAAGCCCTTAGTAGCAAGGACTTTTATAAAATGGTAGCGGCTATAGGATTTGAACCTACGACACTTCGGGTATGAACCGAATGCTCTAGCCAACTGAGCTAAGCCGCCATGTGCAGCGTTATCAATTGTATCAGAGCCATCACGATCTGTCAAGGCAAAATCCGCAATTTACAAAGAATTTTTTACACAAAATTGCACATAAGCCCTTTTTCTGAATGCCGAGCCGTTTTTTAGCCTTAAACCGGCTCGATCGAAAGAATTTCTACCGGATCGGCTACAATGCGGCTATGGGGTGAAACTACTAAAGTATCGCCATCCCATTCAGCGTTGAGTAGCTTTTTAAGCAGCGTGAGATCCGCTACATATTCCCTAATACCAGACTGTAACGGAAGGCTTGCCGAACCGGTCAGCGTACTTGCCACCACACATGGCACACCGCGGTGAGGCATACATTTTTGGCACTGGGGCATCATCTGCCAACAGGGGGCGTCTTCATTTTCAGAAAAAGCTTTGTGAAAGCGCTCGGTGCTGCCCAGCAGCAGATGTGCACAATTATGTACCCGTGCAATAGCCAACGGCCGGTCGGAGGAGCAAAGTCCCTGTGCCGCACATTCTCCCATTGCCAACACGATAAGGTCAGCATGTCCCTCGTCGTTGATTTTTTGCTGAATCAACTCAATCGAGCTGCTAGATGAGATCAAATCAATCACCACTTCGTGCGACGAGATCACGGCAAGCATATAAAGTTCGCGGCGTAGCTGTTGGCATCCCAGTACCTTGATATTCATAGGAACACTCCTTTTTTGATAGAGAAGCGCAAACATGCTTACGCCCTCTTGTGATTTTGTCTTTAAAAAGTGTATAATATAGCATAAGCCAAATCAATGGAAGGTTACCCCTATTCAGGGGCTTTTGAACCCTTGGGAAAAGATACCTACCTGGGCTGGAAGCCGCATGTTTAAGCCATTGCCTGTTTTTCACATCAACGGAAAAGACTGCATAACGCAGACCTTTTGAATGGAGAAGTCTATGACCGAAAAAGTAAATGAATCGCCGCGCCAGCGCACGCTGCTTATCGCGCTTGACACCGGAGAATATGATGTCGAGGCCTCGCTCGATGAGCTTACCGAGTTGGCGGATACCGCGGGTGCCGATACAGTTGGAACTCTTATCCAAAAGCGAGAGGCCCCTGATGCAGCTACCTGCATCGGTTCCGGCAGACTGTCCGAGGCCGCGCTCTACATCCAAAATCAACAGGTTGACCTCGTCATATTCGACTGCGAACTGTCGGGCAGCCAGTTGTCAAACATTTCTGACGCGCTTGACTGCCGCGTCATAGATCGCACTATGTTGATTCTCGATATTTTTGCTCAACGCGCTCACTCTGCAGAAGGGCGCCTTCAAGTCGAACTAGCGCAGCAAAAATACCGTCTGCCTCGCCTGATGGGTCAAGGCAAGGGCCTTTCTCGGCTAGGCGGTGGTATCGGTACACGTGGCCCGGGTGAAACCAAGCTTGAGAGCGACCGCCGCCATATCCGCAGGCGCATCGCCACACTTGAAAAAGCGTTGGAAGATGTCAGCCGTCGCCGCGACCTACTGCGCGCACGCCGCCATAAAGATGAGGTCACCTCGGTTGCCATCGTGGGTTATACCAACGTTGGCAAATCCACACTGTTGAATGCGCTCACCGACGCAGGTGTTCTGGCTGAAAACATGTTATTTGCCACGCTGGATCCTACTTCGCGTGCTCTAACACTGCCAGACGGCCGTCAAGTCATGCTTATTGACACCGTCGGTTTAGTGCGCCGCCTACCACACATGTTGGTGGATGCTTTTCGCTCCACGCTTGAAGAGGCGGCCTTTGCCAACCTGATTTTAAATATTTGCGATATTTCGGCTCCCGATGCAGCCGAGCAAATCGCAGTCACTCAGTCACTACTTTCTGAAATTGGCGCGGAAGAAGTGCCTGTTTTAAACGTGTTGAATAAATGTGATTTAATCACACAAACGCCAATTTTGCTCAACGAAAGTACCTGTATCATCTCCGCTAAAACCGGTTTTGGGCTCGATGTGTTGCTTTCGCGTATTGGTCAGATGCTCACCCCCTCCCATACGCGCATGATGCTGTTGTTGCCTTATAGCGAAGGTAGCCTTTTGGGTGAGTTACGCGCACGAGGGACCGTGTTTTCAGAGCAGTATCAAAACGACGGCATTTTGCTTGATGTGATGGTCGAAATCAAGTCTCTACACCGCTTTAGAAATTATGTTGTTAAGGAGAGTGACCTTGATTAATTCCTTTAATTAACCCCTTTATTGTAAGCATAAATTATTGCGAAAGTCATTTCCATTTACTTGAATGCTAATGCTTGTTATGGTACAATGAGCAGGAAATATAAGCTGAGTCTTACACCAATAATTGCAAATGTCATCAGGAGGTAAAAGAAAGAATGAGAAAAATTGGAATCACTGAAACTGTTCTCAGAGACGCGCAGCAATCTCTGATTGCAACAAGAATGCCGTTTTCTGACTTTGAAGAAATCCTCTCAACCATCAATAAGGTAGGCTATTACTCTATTGAATGTTGGGGCGGCGCCACCTTCGACACCTGCCTCCGTTACCTCAACGAAGATCCGTGGGAGCGGCTGCGCAAAATTCGCAAAACTGTTCCGGACACCAAGCTGCAGATGCTGCTACGTGGCCAGAATCTTTTAGGTTATAAGCCTTATCCCGATGATGTGGTCGAAAAATTTGTCGAGCGCTCGGTTAAAAACGGCATCGACATTATCCGCATTTTCGACGCGCTCAACGATCCTCGCAATCTTGAGGTTGCTATTAAGTCCACAAAAAAATATGGTGCGATAGCATCTGGTACCATTTGCTTTACCATCAGCCCAGTTCACACTCTTGAAAAATATGTCGAGTTGGGCAATCAGTTGCGTGACATGGGCGCTGACACCATCTGCATTAAAGACATGT from Oscillospiraceae bacterium MB24-C1 includes the following:
- a CDS encoding TspO/MBR family protein codes for the protein MIRLKPLILSLLISLGMGNLAGFLTRNAMQTYQSLVQPIYAPPSTIFPTVWAILYFLMGISAYLIYVSKSAEKKRVLGLYAAQLVVNFIWPLIFFLAQQYLLAFICLVILWLLVFEMIRNFYKIDKMAALLQIPYILWLTFAGYLNLSIYLLNR
- a CDS encoding GH25 family lysozyme, whose protein sequence is MLEMIDISEHNVRRGTINWNKVRTAGISGVMIRIGWAGYEGGIAANKAVDQSLDTSIKGAHAAGLDVGLYVYTYTKTPAAARIAAAECVKIAKRYPGIINLPIAFDVEETVLPCLTEQGKAGLTNTVIAFLEECERMGYYAVWYTYTAFAIQYLDRARLAAYDLWIADYRGNERLMQSQIGRRNYGMWQYLGDKGTCTGVTGPCDRNYCYVDYPATIAAAGLNGLTVANGPNYRRLYEAKKAECERLQSELAKAQQKADKFDQMMAIAQA
- a CDS encoding phage holin family protein is translated as MANTVIGLAGATITALLGGWDTALQTLVGFMAVDYITGVTVAAVFARSNKTEGGALSSAAGLRGLFKKGGMLMLIYIACRLDLLTGGTYIRDAAVIAFVTNETVSIIENLGLMGVPIPPIIINTIEILKRKEKEGEE
- a CDS encoding PF13754 domain-containing protein, whose product is MITAVRGSADGHELVLTPTGNGWRATLPPDLADGQYVMTLSAADEAGNIVDYRGVLYLCAGICNLSMRQEAPAFLLLPDNLEIERIPERWQIRFVRHWRF
- a CDS encoding Ig-like domain-containing protein; the protein is MSSIATITATINGVTHPLNFNSSTGKWEATLTAPSGSSFNQGGGYYNVSLSAADEAGNISTADATDMEIGTSLRLVVKEKVKPTVSIVSPGASAFLTTNMLTITAQLRDADSGVKISTLSFKLDGVAMAYNAAGMTCTPVAGGYNISYTPQTALPDGAHTLTVAVADNDGNMSTTASRSFTVDTVAPTLNVISPAAGLITNKTAGMVSGTTSDATSSPVTLSIKVNGVDTGAVTVNGDGSFGKAVTYAEGSNSVVITAIDSAGKTTSVTRTLTVDTVPPEFVSVTLTPNPVDAGQTYVLSVSLS
- a CDS encoding XkdX family protein; this encodes MTTKELCKQNYGRTWPTEMVAKLVEKGKLTETEYAEITGEAYAGTPYIPSNRVADIESQLASQDEAIIALHQTLGGGM
- a CDS encoding DUF2313 domain-containing protein; this encodes MFYNTPADFLSHLPERLQSVTEFAALAGVVNPELDETNAAVAVMVANAAISTADAVGLSRWEAILGVSAPLNGTLKSRREALMARLKTKPPINLETLRGIIETYMGVSVEIGLADSVVSVVYRGTARVADLRPLYATLYETIPAILLVQIAYKYLVWNELDAQGLTFSALDTKDFDWITLERGEWIG
- a CDS encoding baseplate J/gp47 family protein — its product is MSNIDYNAMLNRMLAQVPDDIDKREGSIIYDALAPTAYMLAGQNFMLGYLTDLLFGNTATGEWLDRVVGDFGLTREVATYSVRQINCADSAGAAFAVPIGARFAIQELTFKITDEITVGSYKAVCEQLGTQGNCYSGAILPLDNIFGLGAAVLAVEPLIPARDEETDDALRARFYLSVRQTPFGGNKADYREKTMEIDGVGACVVFGAVDGMGAGNVGLIIGDEHQNRTSQTLVDEVQALYGTAGDGLAPIGHTVTVATCVDLAVNVSALLVLKSGTSIAVVQPLVETAIRNYIENIAFDSGVVFYAKLVAEVLGAHDAILDVGGVMMNGKAANIVLEKTFANYQVSTVGTITVTEVV
- a CDS encoding DUF2634 domain-containing protein, with protein sequence MSVLKTYGENVSGLKPSVTYRLINGRIEGRADGKNAISQAIDLMLSTERWRHLIYSGDYGVELEELFGKSRGYLEADMERRFSEAMAEDDRIKGMEGFEMTFSGDEANISFTVITAFGDVQVERSVSIV
- a CDS encoding DUF1638 domain-containing protein, producing MNIKVLGCQQLRRELYMLAVISSHEVVIDLISSSSSIELIQQKINDEGHADLIVLAMGECAAQGLCSSDRPLAIARVHNCAHLLLGSTERFHKAFSENEDAPCWQMMPQCQKCMPHRGVPCVVASTLTGSASLPLQSGIREYVADLTLLKKLLNAEWDGDTLVVSPHSRIVADPVEILSIEPV
- the hflX gene encoding GTPase HflX; this translates as MTEKVNESPRQRTLLIALDTGEYDVEASLDELTELADTAGADTVGTLIQKREAPDAATCIGSGRLSEAALYIQNQQVDLVIFDCELSGSQLSNISDALDCRVIDRTMLILDIFAQRAHSAEGRLQVELAQQKYRLPRLMGQGKGLSRLGGGIGTRGPGETKLESDRRHIRRRIATLEKALEDVSRRRDLLRARRHKDEVTSVAIVGYTNVGKSTLLNALTDAGVLAENMLFATLDPTSRALTLPDGRQVMLIDTVGLVRRLPHMLVDAFRSTLEEAAFANLILNICDISAPDAAEQIAVTQSLLSEIGAEEVPVLNVLNKCDLITQTPILLNESTCIISAKTGFGLDVLLSRIGQMLTPSHTRMMLLLPYSEGSLLGELRARGTVFSEQYQNDGILLDVMVEIKSLHRFRNYVVKESDLD